TTCGGGCTTCGGCTTCTCGACAATCGCGCTGACCCGATACAGCCGCTCACCGGTCGGCTTGGCGTCGACGATACCATAACTGCTCGTGTCCTCACGTGCGACCCGCTGCACGCCGATTACCGAACAACGATGACGTCGATACACCGCGACCATTTGTTCGAGCACGCTCGGCGTCGCCCGAATAAGGTCGTCGGCCAAAATGACGGCGAACGGCTCGTCACCCACGGCCGGCCATGCGCACAGAATCGCGTGTCCCAGACCAAGCGCTTCCGGTTGACGGGTATAAATACACGATGCGTTATCGGGCAAAACATTACGCACGCTGTCGAGCAACTGATTTTTGCCCTTAGCGGCGAGCTCGGTTTCAAGCTCATACGCCTTGTCGAAGTGATCCTCGATCGCGCGTTTATGCTTACCGGTTACGAAGATCAGCTGATTGATACCGGCGGCGATCGCTTCCTCAGCGGCATACTGAATGATCGGCTTGTCGACAATCGGTAATATTTCTTTCGGGCTCGCCTTGGTGGCCGGTAAGAATCGCGTACCCAAACCGGCTACCGGAAAAACCGCCTTCATCACTTGCTTAGCCGATTCCATTTCAACGTCCTATGCCGTAGTAGGTAAATCCAGCTTCACGCAGGGCGGACGCGTCATACTGATTGCGCCCGTCGAAAATGACCGGCGCCTTCATCGTGCCTTTTATACGTGCAAAATCCGGATGTCGAAACGGTTTCCATTCAGTGACCAATACGAGCGCATCGGCACCGGTAACGACATCGTATTGATGATTAACCAACTGCAGTTGCCCGGACTCGAACCAAGCGCGCGGCAACGTCCGACGCGCCACTTCCATCGCCGCCGGATCGTATGCCTTGATCTTGGCGCCCGCCTTTATCAACTGACTCAATAACACAACCGCGGGTGCTTCACGCATATCGTCGGTTCCGGGTTTAAAGGCCAGGCCCCAAAGACCGAAACTGCGTTTGCCGATATCGGCGCCGAAGTGCCGCGTGATCTTTTCGAACAAGATGCGCTGCTGTGTCTGATTGCGCGCCTCTACGGCCTGCAATACCTTCGGTTCAAAATCGGCGGCCTTCGCCATATGGACTAACGCGCGCACGTCCTTCGGAAAGCACGAACCACCGTAGCCGGCGCCGGGATAAATAAACGAATAGCCGATGCGCGAATCCGAACCGATGCCGACGCGCACGTTTTCCACGTCGACCTGCAATCGATCGCATAAAGCGGCGATTTCATTCATGAACGAAATCTTGGTCGCCAACATGGCGTTGGCGGCGTACTTCGTCATCTCGGCATCGCGTATGCCCATAAAGATGACACGCTCACGCGTGCGCATGAACGGGGCGTAAACCTCCCGTAAGATTTCGCGGGCACGCTCGCTGTCCGAACCGATGATGATGCGATCGGGCCGCATGAAATCCTGCACCGCGTCGCCTTCCTTCAAAAACTCCGGATTGCTGACGACATCGAACGAAATATCTAGACCGCGCTTCTTGAGCTCGATATCGATAACGCTGCGCACTTTGTCGGCAGTACCGACCGGCACCGTCGACTTATCGACGACGACGCAATAATCGGTTATCTGCCGCCCTATTTCCTTGGCAACCGCTAACACATACTGCAAATCGGCCGATCCATCTTCACCGGGCGGCGTACCGACAGCGACAAAATAAACCTGCGAACGACTGATCGGATCTGCGAGCGAGGTTGCAAATTGCAACCGACCCTCTTTGTAGTTGCCAGCGACGATAGCATCGAGCCCCGGCTCATAAATCGGTAATACACCACTACGTAACTGCTCAATTTTGCGCTCGTCGACATCGACACAGGTAACGTTGTTACCCATCTCGGCCAAACACGCTCCGGTTACTAAACCGACGTAACCCGTACCAACGACTGTGAGCTTCACGACTTGACCTCGCTAAATTTTTTGTGCGCCATTTTTTGCTCCCACGCCCAGGCATGACGGACGATGGTTTCGAGATCGCCATATTTCGGCTGCCAACCGAGCTCCTCGACCGCCCTTTTGGAATCGGCGATTAAAACCGCCGGGTCGCCGGAACGACGTGGACCGACGGTAAACGGTACTTTTTTTCCAGTTACTCGCTCAGCCACAGCGATGATCTCTTTGATAGAGAATCCTTTGCCGTTGCCCAAGTTGTAGGCAGCGCTGCGATCGTGGCTCTGCAAGTATTCAAGTGCGCGCCAGTGCGCCTCGCAGAGATCGACGATATGGATATAGTCACGGATGCAAGTGCCGTCCGCCGTTGGATAGTCAGTGCCGAAAATGGTAACCGATGACCGACGTCCGGATATCGCTTGCAGCACCAGTGGAATCAAATGC
This window of the Gammaproteobacteria bacterium genome carries:
- the galU gene encoding UTP--glucose-1-phosphate uridylyltransferase GalU, with the translated sequence MESAKQVMKAVFPVAGLGTRFLPATKASPKEILPIVDKPIIQYAAEEAIAAGINQLIFVTGKHKRAIEDHFDKAYELETELAAKGKNQLLDSVRNVLPDNASCIYTRQPEALGLGHAILCAWPAVGDEPFAVILADDLIRATPSVLEQMVAVYRRHRCSVIGVQRVAREDTSSYGIVDAKPTGERLYRVSAIVEKPKPEVAPSNLAVVGRYILTPRIFELLRGVAAGAGGEIQLTDGIAALLAEEPVLAYEFDGKRYDCGSKLGYLQATVEYALDHPDLNSNFRDYLKKLKL
- a CDS encoding UDP-glucose/GDP-mannose dehydrogenase family protein; translation: MKLTVVGTGYVGLVTGACLAEMGNNVTCVDVDERKIEQLRSGVLPIYEPGLDAIVAGNYKEGRLQFATSLADPISRSQVYFVAVGTPPGEDGSADLQYVLAVAKEIGRQITDYCVVVDKSTVPVGTADKVRSVIDIELKKRGLDISFDVVSNPEFLKEGDAVQDFMRPDRIIIGSDSERAREILREVYAPFMRTRERVIFMGIRDAEMTKYAANAMLATKISFMNEIAALCDRLQVDVENVRVGIGSDSRIGYSFIYPGAGYGGSCFPKDVRALVHMAKAADFEPKVLQAVEARNQTQQRILFEKITRHFGADIGKRSFGLWGLAFKPGTDDMREAPAVVLLSQLIKAGAKIKAYDPAAMEVARRTLPRAWFESGQLQLVNHQYDVVTGADALVLVTEWKPFRHPDFARIKGTMKAPVIFDGRNQYDASALREAGFTYYGIGR